The following are from one region of the Takifugu rubripes chromosome 12, fTakRub1.2, whole genome shotgun sequence genome:
- the tbc1d5 gene encoding TBC1 domain family member 5, producing the protein MQHPNLETRHPLQADEETGFDPLHDFNKNHSRGSLNGRSSQPQSTSLSYRKEWDDLFLNSNYLARIRQAGISGRLRSSRFRSVCWKLYLEVLPEDKSQWISKTRELRSQYEKIKEMHITNPRKAKGQQDLVVNNPLSQDEGSPWNKFFQDKELKGMIKQDVLRTFPEIRYFQDEDVRTKLTDILFCYARENEQLLYKQGMHELLAPIVFVLHCDHQAFQHASETASPSEEMKCLLNPAYLEHDAYAMLSQLMETAEPWFSSFEREVRKGKEEMLTSIPFSRPQDAGPSVAIVTKVNRIQDQLVKKHDIELHMHLNRLEIAPQIYGIRWVRLLFGREFPLQDLLVVWDALFADSITLDLVDYIFVAMLLYIRDALIASNFQTCLGLLMHYPPLADINSLLQKALFLRDPKTHPRPVNYQFQQNLDYYKTRGADLMNKTRSSSSAKTAPLNINKVSSSLLSFGRKLIAPAISVSSSTVTPINTEIHSSSSSSSSSPPSAPPALPHPLADPSPAPAALLTQSHGQSQHYRLLKSESMPAHLSKGQSSRTASTSPSIESLTGGRGQSTSSPPPHSSRGSDVSASSPPPSANKKESFFNITRSRSHSKSMGKKETEEDLEAQVSFLQGQINDLEAMSKYCARMMNTHICNIQEVILQERIEKEDEVLVSLAGLKQVKDILKGALRFNQSQLETEENEEITIADDHYTSTASAGDTVLSSINHRPQGGVARKRDSGLDVGSNTSEREEEEQATTPPQQQVASSLGSDGKNWDDYILVSQDGDLQPADGAGTAPSDSTPPVRRGRGLVRMEPEGAAGTFQDPLMVGITSGSSSPDEGSTNSKDSDFTIVNPADL; encoded by the exons ATGCAGCACCCTAATTTGGAGACCCGCCACCCGCTCCAGGCAGATGAGGAGACGGGTTTTGACCCGCTCCATGACTTCAACAAGAACCACAGCA GAGGATCTCTGAACGGCAGAAGCTCCCAGCCTCAGTCCACTTCTCTTTCATACAG GAAAGAATGGGATGACTTGTTCCTCAACAGTAATTACCTGGCCAGGATCCGGCAGGCAGGCATCAGCGGCCGGCTGAGGAGCAGCCGCTTCCGCAGCGTATGCTGGAAG ctgtACTTGGAGGTTCTTCCAGAAGACAAGAGTCAGTGGATCAGCAAGACCAGGGAGCTGCGGTCCCAGTATGAGAAGATCAAGGAGATG CACATCACCAACCCCCGCAAGGCCAAAGGTCAGCAAGATCTGGTGGTCAACAACCCGCTGTCCCAGGATGAGGGG AGCCCGTGGAACAAGTTCTTCCAAGACAAAGAACTGAAGGGGATGATCAAACAGGACGTCTTGAGAAC CTTCCCTGAGATTCGCTACTTCCAGGACGAAGATGTGAGGACTAAACTGACAGACATCCTGTTTTGTTATGCCAGAGAAAATGAGCAGTTGTTGTATAAGCAG GGGATGCACGAGTTGCTCGCTCCCATCGTCTTTGTGCTGCACTGTGACCATCAGGCCTTCCAGCACGCCAGTGAGACGGCCAGCCCCAG TGAGGAGATGAAGTGCCTGTTGAACCCAGCGTACCTTGAGCACGATGCTTA CGCCATGCTCTcgcagctgatggagacagcAGAGCCTTGGTTTTCCAGCTTCGAGAGGGAAGTGAGAAAG GGTAAAGAGGAGATGCTGACAAGCATTCCGTTCTCTCGGCCCCAAGACGCCGGGCCGTCCGTCGCCATTGTGACCAAAGTCAACCGCATCCAGGACCAGCTGGTAAAGAAGCACGACATCGAGCTGCACATGCACCTCAACCGGCTGGAGATCGCGCCCCAGATCTACGGCAT CCGGTGGGTGCGTCTGCTCTTCGGCCGGGAGTTTCcgctccaggacctgctggtggTGTGGGACGCGCTCTTCGCTGACAGCATCACTCTGGACCTGGTGGACTACATCTTCGTGGCCATGCTGCTCTACATCCGAGACGCGC TCATTGCCAGTAACTTCCAGACCTGCCTAGGACTCCTCATGCACTACCCTCCGTTGGCAGACATCAACTCTCTGTTGCAGAAAGCCCTTTTTCTCCGAGATCCCAAA ACCCACCCACGACCCGTCAACTACCAGTTCCAGCAAAATCTGGACTACTACAAAACAAGGGGCGCTGATCTGATGAACAAGACCCG ctccagctccagcgcAAAAACAGCCCCTCTCAACATTAACAAGGTCTCCAGCAGCCTGCTCAGCTTCGGCCGAAAGCTCATCGCGCCGGCCATTTCGGTCAGCTCCAGCACCGTCACGCCGATCAACACTGAGAtacactcctcctcttcctcctcctcctcgtccccaCCGTCGGCGCCACCCGCCCTGCCTCACCCACTGGCCGATCCCTCACCTGCTCCCGCTGCTCTGCTGACTCAGAGCCACGGCCAGTCTCAGCACTACCGCCTGCTCAAGTCCGAGAGCATGCCCGCCCATCTCAGCAAAG GCCAAAGCTCCAGGACAGCCAGCACTTCTCCCAGTATAGAAAGCCTTACTGGTGGCCGGGGCCAGTCCACGTCCTCGCCGCCTCCTCACTCCTCTCGAGGAAGCGACGTCAGCGCCTCGTCTCCTCCGCCATCCGCCAACAAAAAGGAGTCTTTCTTCAACATCACCCGCTCTCGCTCCCACAGCAAGTCCATGGGCAAAAAAGAGACG gaggaagacCTGGAAGCGCAGGTGTCCTTCCTGCAGGGCCAGATCAACGACCTGGAGGCCATGAGCAAATACTGTGCCAGGATGATGAACACTCACATCT GTAATATCCAGGAAGTGATCCTGCAGGAACGCATAGagaaggaggatgaggtgctggtgtCACTGGCTGGGCTCAAACAG GTCAAAGACATTCTTAAAGGGGCGCTCCGCTTCAATCAAAGCCAGCTGGAGACTGAGGAGAATGAAGAGATCACCATCGCCGACGATCACTACACTTCCACCGCCTCTGCCGGCGACACAGTTCTGAGCAGCATCAATCACCGTCCGCAAGGAGGCGTCGCGCGAAAGAGGGATTCCGGTCTGGACGTCGGATCGAACACGagtgagagagaagaggaggagcaagcCACGAcgcctccacagcagcag GTGGCTTCCTCCCTCGGCTCTGATGGGAAGAACTGGGATGACTACATCCTTGTTTCCCAGGACGGAGATCTGCAGCCTGCGGACGGAGCCGGAACGGCCCCGTCTGACAGCACCCCTCCCGTCAGACGGGGCCGGGGGTTGGTGCGAATGGAACCGGAGGGCGCGGCAGGAACTTTCCAGGACCCGTTGATGGTGGGCATCACTTCGGGCTCCTCCAGCCCAGACGAGGGCTCCACCAACAGCAAGGACTCAGACTTTACCATTGTGAACCCAGCCGACCTGTGA